Below is a genomic region from Drosophila albomicans strain 15112-1751.03 chromosome 2R, ASM965048v2, whole genome shotgun sequence.
aCTTACTCATTTCTCCTTGTCGCACTATCACTTCAAAGCGAGCACAACGAAAATAGCACTCAGGTGGGGGAACCAGAATCCAGAGCTTACTGCCTGCCAATTGCGCTTGCCAGGAGGGTAATCGTACATTGTCAATCTGTTATATACCGATAAATAGtcatgtttgtttatttgacaTAATTTACATACATGCATTTGGGCACCCATTCCCGCTGTTCCCATAAATATCCAGTCTACTACATTGTTCTCTGAGTCTTCGGGTAGAAAATAGGGTTTGCTGTAGTGCTTGCGAAATTGATCAGTAGTCTCAGCATGACAATTGCTCCAGCCAAAGTACCAAGGAGCTTCTCCCATCACCGAATCGATTCGCGCTGGTGACATCTCTAAGGCTTCGTAGATATCCTGAAAGCCTGTTTTATATGGCAAAAACTGGCAGTGGCGCAAACGTTGTTTGCGTCTAGCTTTACGGTAGGCATTTTGAAAGTACCGAAAATTAAAGGTCTGCACGTGATACGTGATTAGAACAtgctttctttttaataaattttaccCACCGTCGACGCTGTCCAGTTTTGTAATGCATCACTGACCACAATTGGTGCACCACTATATCCataatatgatttaaattcaGAGGGGCTGAGTTTACTGACATATGGTATGCTCTTTATTTGGCTACAGAAATCACAATTCTCAGGTGGTCGAAACGCGTAGCTCAATGGCCGAATCAAAGACAAGGCACAACGCTAAGTATTAAAAGTATGgaaacaaatgtatttaagtTATCTAGGCCGtctttttatattgaaatgttaGGGAAAGCTCAGTctcaataaaagaaaagttaaaattacTTACACGTCCTTGCAACTCAGAGTGATAGTATTTCAACGCGAATACTATCAGACCGAACAATAGTATAATTCTTCCCCAGTTAGTCAGGTTTTTAACATGATGCGAAGCCTTGCAGTTTTTAAGTTTCAGTTCCTTAATACTTGAACTTAAATGAGGTTGACTATTTTGTTCCAATATCTGTTTCAATCTGAGGCGCGTCTTTTCCATGTTGACTCGCCAAAGTCATGTAGCGAACTGCGCACAGAGTTACCAATGCGACGATTTCATTGCATGTACATTACAGTTTATGCAGTCGACtgttaataattcaattatctGGTAAATCGCAAGCTGTGCGGGCGTGTTACTGGTTGCGACCAGATGCTCATGGCTGCTAAGTGAAAGGaacaaattatttcttttttctatttctattataTATGCTTATCTATGCCTTGCAGGAATCCTTATACCGGTGGACCAGGCACTTGTATTACTTATGACGCCATCAACGCAGCTTATATGGATGCTCGCAAGCGTATACGTAAGTAATAATTTGCCTgcagatattttatatatgcatgtaaTATTTCGATTTTACGATATCTTTTACACAGACGTTGCCCAACCAAAATCTGACTGGAAGCCCGAGGAGCTAGCTACCGTTGGTGAATTGTTACTCGACATATCTATACAATTGGCACGCACGTACGTAAGAGGGGCTTCAAAGTTGGgctcaaataataaattacactGAACATCGCAACAACGTGGTTAAGAAATCGTACTAGTTCTGTTTAATGTTTGTACTTGCATCCTTATATGGAATCATTTTAGGCTTTGGTAAAGCGATTTGCGTTTGTCAATAGAAGATATCAAACTTTagaaacttaacttaactttgATGGCAACCACTTGTACACTTTACATACTAAATATGATCTGAGACCTGTTTGGCTCTAAAACGTTGCACATCAAGCGACCAAGTGGTGCAactattttttgcttttgacgCAGATGTTATTCATTATTTGTGGTACTTCttgtgtaaatataaataaatgtaaataatgcaATTGCTTAAGATTGCAGCGTCATTAATAGTGAGCATGACTACCCAATACACAAAGTTTCAACGTTTGACTGGTTTAATCGAAGAGATGGATATTTTTACATatgttttgcaaaattaaCCAACTCAATAGCTAAATTTGCAATCGATAATTTCTTGAACCCCTTAACAAAAGTCACTCATTTGTAATTCCTTTTGTTAGTAGTGTGGTAATTGTTGGAAatcttataatattttattgaattataattGTGTAACGTGTAGATATGGCCTATCATATGAAGAAATCGAAAAAGGATTGCCTACAATTGATACCTCAAAAACGCTTATTCGTGAAGTCTGTCCACCGTTCTTTGCCGGAGTGGAGTGCCGCCCAGGAAAGTATCGACGATTCGACGGACTCTGCAATAACATTGAACATCCTACCTGGGGCGCCGCTAATGCTCCTTTCCAACGCCTAATTGGACCGCTATACGCAGATGGCATAAATGCTCCACGGATTTCGGTGACAGGTCGTGATTTACCCTTTTCTCGCGTTGTTTCCCGCACAATGCACCCAGATGATGGATATCACGATCACGCGGGTACAGTTATGGTCATTGCTTGGGGTCAATTTATGGATCACGACTTTACATTAACTGGCACACCCTTGGGTACGTTACGCAGCCATTTGGTTTTAATGTTATATGGTATAGTAAAGATTTTTTTCATAGACCCGATTAACCGTAATGATCCGGAGGAATGTTGCAAGCGAGCACTACATCTAAAACATCCATATTGCAATGAAATACGAATTCCTGACGATGATTACTTCTATCGCCTTTTCAATGTGAAGTGCATAGATTTTGTGCGAGGATTTCCTTCCCCCCGTCCAGGCTGTCGATTGGGtaattattaaagtaaaactTGCCAATTAAGTATTGTAGTTCCTCAtatatttcaacttttattttacaaatgttGCACAATATTTGCTTTGCAGGTTCTAGACAGCAGTTTAATACTTTAACAGGCGTCATTGACGCCAACACTGTTTATGGTGTTAAGGAATCCTTTGCACGAAAACTTCGTACTGGATACGGTGGCCTGATGCGAATGAATCCTGTATTCCAAGAATATGGACTGAAAGATCTATTACCTTTAAAATTAGATATACCTGACGAGGGCTGCACTCGACCTAACAAAAGCATGTATTGCTTTGAAGGAGGCGAGATTCGAGTTAATGAGCAACTAGTCTTGACATGCATGCACACTTTAATGGCGCGCGAGCACAATCGTCTGGCCACAGGACTGGCTCACATTAATCAACACTGGGATGATGAAACACTTTTCCAGGAAGCGCGTCGTATTAATATTGCCATAGTACAACACATTACATTCAATGAATTTTTGCCTATTCTACTGGGAAAAGAGGTAATGGAGAAGTTTGGTTTGGTATTGCAGAAGGATGGTTATTGGGATGGATATGATTCTAAAGTGAATCCAGGAATTATTGATTCATTTGCTGGTGCGGCATTCCGTTTCGGTCATTCACTATTGCCGACTGCGGTCGAGCGCTGGTCTAAGgcacataaatttattgcttcAAAGCGTTTATCAGATTTAATTCGTCGGCCTTATGATTTGTATCGAGCTGGAGTTCTTGATGAATATTTTATGGGTCTAATGAATCAGGTGGCACAAGCCATGGATGACTCTATTACCCAGGAGGTTACCAATCACCTCTTTAAAAAGGAAGGTGCACGATTCGGCATGGATTTGGTTTCATTCAATATGCAACGTGGTCGTGAGTTCGGTATTCCTGGGTATATGGAATTCCGTAAGTTCTGTGGATTGCCAACTTCCAATACATGGGATGAAATGTATGGCTCCATGCCAAATGAGACTGTTCTTCGCTATGGCAGCATTTTTGAGTAAGTTCGATTTAAATTAGCGTTCAAGATTTTCTTCTAATTGTAATGCTTTAGAAATCCTGCTGACATCGATTTGTGGTCCGGTGGTGTATCCGAAAAATCATTGCCTGGTTCCATGCTGGGTCCAACCTTTGCCTGTATTATTGCTACTCAAATGAGTTACATTCGTCGTGGCGACCGTTTTTGGTATGAGTTGCCTAATCAGCCATCATCGTTTACACCCGAACAGCTGCAGGAGATACGCAAAGCTAAACTTTCCCGTTTAATTTGCGATAATACCGATTTGATTGATACAGTGCAGATATATCCTATGGTATTGCCAGACCATGAAATGTAAgtctttttaataataatagtaatacaaatatttgataattgTTTTCATATAGAAATCCTCGTGTACCATGCAAGAGCGGCATTATAGCGTCCATTGATTTAAGCAAGTGGGCGGACTTGGGTAAGCATGGCCTAGACTCATCCCAATatgtaagtaaaattaaaaaaaaaatgttttaaaatcgTTATAACATCacttgttttcgttttcagaATTACATTAATGAAATTCCCGATACAATTTTAAACTTTAGAAAGTAAAGGATGTTTGGATTATTGTTTTCGttgcttttttaatttttacattatCATGCTTTCCTTATTTCTTTACATTGTCCTATTTAATCTTCTTCTAGTCTTGCTATATTCATTTTCACTGTTAATTGACAGTCAGCTCCAACTTCACACTGTCATTCGAAATATAGATTTCCGACATTTCCATGCATTTCTatcatttttgtatatatgtattattttaaaatagcagAAATACATCATAGGTTAATAAAGGTCAAATTATtcattgtaaattaaatacatgACGATTATTCcccaattaaataaaatgtgaaaaattatATGTGCTTTAAGTGctagtatttattttctacAGATTGTTAAAACTTCTTTGGTTACATGATCTTCAGCTTCATCAATTTAACAGGATAGATGTGTTTCGCAAAGTGACAGAAGGTTCagtattttaatgattaataTAATCTTTTGGATGCGAATAAAATCGCAAGGTGCGAATTAAACTCGAAAAGCATTTACTCAAGGGCATTGAGGAATGGTGCTATGGATCCAATATCTTCACAATCAGGAATGGCCTTCCCTTTAAACTTTAGGCACGATTCGGCGCAAGTCTGTCCTTGGAAGTAATCaccaaacatttttttacatTGCGCACAGTTATTGAGACAAATCTGTATAAAATCAATTCCACTCATTGGATCtgtaacattttaataaaattaaaatttaataatagtaatggTTTAAAAGGCTTACCGAATCTCTTTCCATAATGTCCAATGGAAGGGTATGTATCCCCTGTCTGCAGCAGGCAAGCAATTGTCATCGCCATACACAGCATCATCAGGATCTTATGTGTGCACATTCTAAtggttattaaataaaaatcaattatacaATTATACTATTGACGTGAAGCCGCGCAAAATTTGCGACTGTTGAGCGTCAAGTTTTatgttgaaataattaaactcTCGTTTgtcttttgattttatatacGACCCAAACGAATGTGCAAAAGCTTAATAAAGTCAAGAATTGTGaaacagcggcagcgacaacaactacaagacTGTTTCAAGCCGGTCTCAGTTAGTCTGAGAGTACAtcagataaaataaaaaaaagtatcaatacaaataaagtaGCTCGGTAATTTATATGGGGtcatgtatataaattatattttgtgcattagaaatatttaaagagaGAAAAGATGATCTAATAAACGATTACTGGATTACAAGACAGTAATCAATATAGatgtaaataatatagaaCATAGATATTTagaactttatttaaaaaggtaAATATTCAGAACTTACTAATACAAATTATGTCTTTGGTATCAAGAGTAAAATCCCCGCTCCCAAGAACAATAGTTGATATAAAGAAAGTTAATATGTTTTTAGGAAATTTGTATGGAAAGTAACAGTAGGAAGTGTTAAGGAAACGAACTCAGCCGAGTGTAACAGATGTCATGCGCTTAAACtgtaattaatgcaaatttaatacgGCCAAGTGGTTGGTCGTCGGATAGGTCATTGATTAGTGGAGCTGTAACTGCAGCTAAAATTGTAAAACGTAGAATTAACTTGGATGGACAAGTCCAGAGACGCAAAAGCggctataataataatttatgtcCCAATAAAATGCGTGAAATTCTTTTGTCTCAACCGGACATAATATTGGCGTTGCCAGAGACTGGTTCTGGTTCGTCACCAATTCACGCTACAATCTCACTAAGCCTGGTAGTCTTTCGACTAAATtgcctttttgttttgattacaCTCTTCTGAAATCTACTCGTAAACATTTTCAGTCAAAAGTTTTAGTAAtgagtatatttattattcaatttatatgtcgtgggaaaaaataaaattatgataatgttattccatataaattattcgatttttcAAGTAAATTGACAACACGCGCCAACCTCTTGAGTAATGTGAGTGCTAGACGAAATTAAACGTCACTGGGATTTTGTGGGCGTGATACTTGAACAACACCAGCTTATgtctaattaattttgtgacgTATACAAGCATTACTCAAAACTTACCGGTTGCTTTCGAGAGTTTTGCTGAGTTGTGGGTGTGAGCTTTTGGTATCTCAAATACGTCTACAATGGTTTTGTTTGCCGAGAACTGGTTTGACGGTGAGTGTTGTTAGAGTGCAGAGTTCTTGTTGTATTTATGTGTCTTGACATTTGTCAGGGGCTCGCTGAGTTCGTACAAATTAATCACTCTATCtcagcaacaaacaaataattcaatatatttgcaaaaactTACTTCCGCTCGCAGCAAGAGAAACAGCTACATTTCTTGAGTGGCTTTCACAGCGGTATACTGACTGGATGTTACTTATCCAGTTTaattgcgtttttttttgtgatttttttgcGGGATCAACAAAGAAGCGATTTAAATCAGGAAATGCGCCCCAATAGATAGCTCATAGTGTTTGAATTTTACTGCAAGTTTTTAATGCTTAAAacttcaaatcaaatatagATTTACTGAGAGGTTTTAATACTCAATGCATTTTGTAAAAAGCCGATAGAACCCAATTTCTTccaactaattaattaaattattctacCTGCTACCCagagggtagaagggtattatcactgcaggaaatgtatgtatcagGCAGAATTATATATTCGTGATCTGCCTTAACATTCAACACGATATAGTCGTTCGTCTCTCCGCATAGAACACTGGATCTCatagacagagatagagatataatttgtTTCGACAGATATAATTTGtacttgaaatttttgcaCGCAGACCAATCCTTACCATGCCCACTTCCGACTCGGCAATACTATAAACCGAATTGCAagtgtaattttgaagctagagccGATTTTCAGTCCttacaataataacttaagtatttataattcctAAAAGTTTGGAACCATCAGAtagaacatttttatttaaaagttatttaggaaatacttttatatgtcAAAACAATCATACTGTAATTttgtcttagttgctttggctgaccaTCGGTATACTTTGTACTATATggaaaatttgtatatacagtacaatatcgatataacaaatataaccttcagtatattttaatgtttttcgtagtattttagaaaatgtcttaattgaaaattgttggcGGGTTTCTCATATTCGAGCacgctcgactgtagctttcttaccgGTTACTTTTAGGTTGATATCATATTGAATGGTTGGCATAGTCATTTTTTATTCGAAATGATGGTTCAAATGGAAGCAGTGTACTGCTTGCGTTGGCAATATATTGATGTGGCAACACTGTTGGACCATATAATAGATTCTACAAATTCCAATAGATGGCGCCGTACTACAATTATTTGTGGCGGTCTGGTATACATACATCAAAAACGATAGTCAGACTCTCTCTAACCGTCTTCTCgtttgcataattaatgttaataaatacatttaaaattggaAACAAGCAACATCTTATGTTTACCACAAATTTTATGCTCATTTAGTTGACGGATTTATTGAAAGTTATTAAGGATGGCTTACAGCAATATTGTTGATAATATTATGTaaaagtattcttaaaaattcagtcatttaataacaaatattatatttattatctataattaaattgtgccAACAGAAATGCCTTCAAATACTCCCAACTCTTAATATGCTCACAATATGAAATCGTTGAAATGCaggcaattaaaaaataacgaCATAATTAAAAGCCACCCCGCAGTTATTTGAGAGTGCATCCATTGCACACGGAGAGCAACTTAAGTAGAAGCATTGTATGCAACGCTACGTTTTAAGAGTAATAcgtgtttgttgtttgactTTGTCATAATCCGCACAGGGAAAAAAAGCATACTAATGGAGAACTGAGAACTCAAACacttaaattatgaaatatgtttattaGATATCATTAGGTTAGTCATCCTTTAAATGTAAATCGAAAACAAGTTCAATATCTAAAATTATGGAATTTTAAGTTTATCCTAAAATACATCCAAAACATTACGTGCTCGGCTCGgattatttaaatactctgGCTAAAGAAAATCttgaaaatacttaaaaaatgtaagccactttttaaattatatgctttaatgtaatatttgataattgatttgataattgttattgtatatatgtaaaagaATAATTTTCTGCCGAAAATGTcgccaaaatatttttttagtttgagTAAAGTTGAATCTACTTAGCATTTGACTTTGGAACACCTGTTTATTGCTGCGAAAAAATATTATCTGATTGTACAACGTTGTTAAATGGTTTTATGATGATTTCCCTTATGCAATCGGCATCTATGGATTTTAGTcctatataattttgtaaatgaatATCCAGGACTCTGACTTACCTAACGCAATCCTTAAATTATACGCAGTAGGGTTTCTCTTTTAGCGATTCAATTGTTTTAACTTGGTCGTGATTTCCATATTCGAGGGAATGGCCATATAGA
It encodes:
- the LOC117576183 gene encoding uncharacterized protein LOC117576183, whose amino-acid sequence is MEKTRLRLKQILEQNSQPHLSSSIKELKLKNCKASHHVKNLTNWGRIILLFGLIVFALKYYHSELQGRRCALSLIRPLSYAFRPPENCDFCSQIKSIPYVSKLSPSEFKSYYGYSGAPIVVSDALQNWTASTTFNFRYFQNAYRKARRKQRLRHCQFLPYKTGFQDIYEALEMSPARIDSVMGEAPWYFGWSNCHAETTDQFRKHYSKPYFLPEDSENNVVDWIFMGTAGMGAQMHIDNVRLPSWQAQLAGSKLWILVPPPECYFRCARFEVIVRQGEMIVLDTNRWYHQTFVQPGAVSITIGAEYD
- the LOC117576182 gene encoding peroxidase, which translates into the protein MQRWTVFNWISQYLERKLFLATHFKKSLPTTTINKQVTKCNVNKMILRISLMCFLSVAVAQYHQFGNQPSLGSDCALLLAGPGRSSVYDYNVNLFRGTLNPYTGGPGTCITYDAINAAYMDARKRIHVAQPKSDWKPEELATVGELLLDISIQLARTYGLSYEEIEKGLPTIDTSKTLIREVCPPFFAGVECRPGKYRRFDGLCNNIEHPTWGAANAPFQRLIGPLYADGINAPRISVTGRDLPFSRVVSRTMHPDDGYHDHAGTVMVIAWGQFMDHDFTLTGTPLDPINRNDPEECCKRALHLKHPYCNEIRIPDDDYFYRLFNVKCIDFVRGFPSPRPGCRLGSRQQFNTLTGVIDANTVYGVKESFARKLRTGYGGLMRMNPVFQEYGLKDLLPLKLDIPDEGCTRPNKSMYCFEGGEIRVNEQLVLTCMHTLMAREHNRLATGLAHINQHWDDETLFQEARRINIAIVQHITFNEFLPILLGKEVMEKFGLVLQKDGYWDGYDSKVNPGIIDSFAGAAFRFGHSLLPTAVERWSKAHKFIASKRLSDLIRRPYDLYRAGVLDEYFMGLMNQVAQAMDDSITQEVTNHLFKKEGARFGMDLVSFNMQRGREFGIPGYMEFRKFCGLPTSNTWDEMYGSMPNETVLRYGSIFENPADIDLWSGGVSEKSLPGSMLGPTFACIIATQMSYIRRGDRFWYELPNQPSSFTPEQLQEIRKAKLSRLICDNTDLIDTVQIYPMVLPDHEINPRVPCKSGIIASIDLSKWADLGKHGLDSSQYNYINEIPDTILNFRK
- the LOC117575075 gene encoding eclosion hormone, with translation MCTHKILMMLCMAMTIACLLQTGDTYPSIGHYGKRFDPMSGIDFIQICLNNCAQCKKMFGDYFQGQTCAESCLKFKGKAIPDCEDIGSIAPFLNALE